GACAGTGGTTAGCGACTTGCCATCTTCAGATGTCAGCTCAGAAAAGTTTGCCCTGTGTTTCTGCATCTCAGTTAATCATCTCATAAAAATATTAAATATGCAACTTTACAATGGAAACTATCTCTTAACTTTTCTGCAAAAGAATTGCAGAGTGAGAAGGACAGATACAGGTCACCGAAAGAAGTCGACTCGCTTGCCTAAATATACCCCATTTCATGCCATGGCAATAGATGCAGAAGATTTAGAGCATCTCAACCGGTAGCTCCCAAATAGGCGTCGGCACGGGCGCCGGCATCTCCGTTTGGGGGTGCCAGtacagcatcctctatttgggggagctgctcccacaccgaCGCCCCCAAACAGGCGGCCCCGATAaataatttgaatttgaaatctcAAACATAACCATAGAAATTCGAATAAGTCTACGAATAAGAAGTTTGGGCAAATACATGGCCACCAAATACGAATAGGTTTTGCAATAAGAAGTTCAGGCCAACACACGTTCATCAGATCGCCATTTTCGGCGCAAAAAAAGGGCTTTCCAAGccagatgatcacatgatcacacGAAGGAGGTCACGGGCGGCGCAACCTCGACGGCTTCCTCATCGGCGGCCGGCGGCAGCTCCGTCGCTGCAACAGGATCCACGGTCGTCGGGGGGGTATGAACGTCGAGGGTGCCGGGGCAGACATGAACGGGAACGGTGCCGGGGAGACATGAACGGGGACGGTGCCGGGATAGACATGAATGTGGACGGTGCCGGGGGAGACGCTGACGCAGCTCGCGCCGCCATCACCTCTTGGCCGATGCGCTCGTGGTACATCTCGTGCCACGCCCGCGCCAAGGGGTCCATCTTCTCCATGTCGGCCATCAAGATCTTCGATTCTTGAGACATTTTGGCCAACGATAGCTGCGTCGCTTCATTGGTGGCCTTCATGGCAGTGGCGTGAGCTTCCATCTTCGCCGCctccaccctctccctctccaactCGATCTTGGCGTCTTGCTTGTCGGCCTCTGGGGAAAAAACTCACTTGCTTGCACGCCTCGATGAGGCATTCATCCTCCAAGGACCTCCACCTCGGACCACGAGTGTCGGCGGACCGCCGGCGCATCCTCCTCACACTGGCGCCGGTCTCGGCGTCGATCAGCTCCTCCTGGACTTCCTCCTCACCTTcgtcctcgtcggcctcttcTTCGTAGTCGTCGACCGGGGGTTCGTAGGCATGGCCGCGTATGATGTCGTTCAGGATCTCCTCCCCGCCGGCAATCTACGCATAAAGTTGCAAACTTTTAATCGTCGTCGGTGTCTACGATGCACACAACACATAGAAAGGAAGGAAACGAACCTCGTCCTGCCCCATGGACACGCCGGACGTGCTGCCGAACACCTGCTGGGTGCGCGTGCCGTCGTGGGAGAAGAGGTGCCGGGGAAGGCCGGTGTCGTTCGTCACGTGGCCCTGGGTGCGGCGCAGATCAGGAGAATCGTTCAGGTCGGGGAAGCGGAAGGCGCCGCTGCCCTGAGCCGTTGATTCCGGCGAGAACAGGTCGTTTTTGTCGACGGTCATGTCGTTGTCACCGAACTCGGGGGAGTAGCGGGCGCGGCCGTCCATCTGCGACAGCCGCATCTGCGAGATCGACGGCGCGTCCGCGGTGTACCCCGCGTAGTAACCTGGCGACGATGGGGAGCTCGAGATGTTGTTCAGGCCGCCGCCCAAGCTCAGGCACGCTTCCGCAGAGGCCGTCGCTTTCTTTGCGTCGAGGGCGGCGATGCAGCGCCTCCTGCGGGTGATGAAGGCGCGGCGGTCCATCTCCGTCTCCCACCCCTCCTGCGACATGGTCGCCGGCTTCTTTTTCGGCGCGACGATGCGCGTCTTCGGCGGTGCCTTCGTCGGCGCCTTCGCTGCCTTCACCGGAGCCTTTCTCTTCGGTGCCAAGGCGCGGCAGCGAGGGTTTTTCGGGTTGGAGGCTGAATGGGAGATGGAACGGCTGGCGGGAGAAATGAGCGGCGGAGGGAACGGGGTTTTGGGGGAGAAGATGTATATTTTGTTGTTGTGCGGCTGgcaggcggctcccacgcccaaaattttcagccccgcgaggcgccggcgcgcccgattcgtgcccttggcgaaggggccggcacggggttgccagCGCTTCTATTGGACTCCAAAAATCGCCGGCGCCGTTTGAGGCGCGCCGGTGCGAACCCATTTTAGCTCCCGGCCCCCAAAttgctatcggggccgccggtggagatgctcttacatacAGCTGCAGGGGCTGCTCTGATCACATTTCATTTCTTATCTTTTTTTTCGTAATTTAAGTGCTGCCGTTATGGCCCTGCTGAACTGTTTGCCTACAACGTGCAATTGTGCAAACGTAATGACTTTGCTTTGATGATGGAACCGCATACTCAACTTTCTCTCTTTAGAAAAGAAGGGCAAACATATCAGTTTCTCACCGACCAGATTTTTGTGATCTCAGAAACAGAAGAATCAAATCAATCTATGGACCTGTAGATTTACACGTTTAGAAAGACGCGTCAAACACCAATAGCGTTGTTCAGCGGTCCAGACTGCAGACTATGTTCTTGCAAGGCATCGATCAAGTCACGTATGTATGTGAGCACACCTAGCGGTGCCGGATTGTTTCCTCGCCGTTATCAGGGATGCTCAATCGAGCTGCATCCTGAATCCTCCGAATGCACCTGCTCTTCGTCGGCTTGCTGGAACGTGATCTCCTCGAACCGGCCGTGCAGCTCAGCGCACCGGCAGCCACGGTGTGCGGCCGAGGACATGATGTCGAGGAGCGAGCCGCCGGACAACGACAATCGGCAGTTCTGGCAGCATGCGGCGCTTCTCGGCGCGTCCGGGGCGCCATCTTCGTCTTCGTCGTCTTCCAGGCCTGGACCCGCAGCCCAGTCCGGCACCAGAGCGCCGATCTCGCCGTCGATCATGCCGGCGATGTGAGTCACCTCGTggtcgatgatgtccagctccccCACCATCTCCGTCGCCACACTCAGAGCCGTGTCGGCGTCGGTGTCGAAAGGGAAATAGATGCTCCGAACGAGACCTGCAAAACACGAACAGAATTCATTCAATATCGACTTAAGTTTGCCAAACATGGAGTCCGAATCCAAAATTGTTTCTGCACCTGTGCCGTCTTTGTCGGCGATGCGGAGTCGAAGGAATATGCCGCCGTCCTCCATTCTCCTCCCTCTGATCTTTATGTCCACGCCAGCAACGTTATCGTCTTCGTGCTCGGCGAACAGCAGGTCGATGCCACCGTACCTACTGTCGGcgtcgtcgtcctcatcctcttcgcAATACGATCTTTCTATCGACGGCGCCgtgtcctcgtcgtcgtcgacggtcgATAACCCGTTGCTCGTCACGGATCCGCCATTGCTGTAGCCATGCTTCTCCTGGCGAGAAGGCTGGTGCAGGTGCACATGATCGTAATTTCGATCCCCTGAAGcgaggccgccgcctcctccaaccTGCAAGAAAAGATCATGGAGCAGCTCCCTCGCGGCAGGCCTCCGGGACGCCGGGGCCAGACACCTATCGATGAACCGCCTTGCCTCCGGGTTTTTCACCCTGTACAAAGCTTCAGGCTTTATTCCCTGAAAGAAATTTGGCGGGAATTTCACAGGAATAAGTTAGATTCTGGCATTGTTGTTCTCGCAAAGAGAATATGCATAGAGACGTACGGAGACGACGTTGTTGTAGATTTGGACGGGGTTGGAGCACTCGCTGTAGGGGTACTCGATTGTGAGCATCTCGAGGACGCACATCCCGAAGGAGTAgacgtcggcgagctcgtcgtagGCCTCTCCGTACACCTCCGGCGCCATGAACTCCGGCGTGCCGACGACGACGCGGTGCTGGgccgtggcggtggcggcgaggcCGAGGTCCCCGATCTTGACCTGGCCCTGGTTGCCGTTGACGAAGATGTTGTCGCACTTGAGGTCCCGGTGGAGGATGGGCGGGTCGTGGGCGTGCAGGTACGCCAGGCCGTCGAGGATCTGCCGGCACCAGTGCTTCACCGCCGCCATGCTCACCATCCGGTGCTTCTCCCTGTACCTGCCACATGATCACACACTGGCCGTCACACAATGAAATGAATGCCAGTGCCGGCGCCATTGTTGCAAAGGATCAAGAAATTATTTAGTAGTAATACGTACTGGcggagggtgccggaggagaagaGCTCGGTGACGAAGTTGAGGGTGCGGCGGCGGGGGTCGATCCAGGAAGAATGGAGGCGCATGACGGCGCGATGGCGGAGGGCGCCGAGGAGGTGGACCTCGTAGTAGAGGCGCTCCAGGTCGGCGGGGCTCTGCAGGAGGAAGTCGTGGAGGCGCACCTGGTTCCACGCCACCTCGATGCCCTGCCACTCGTCGAACCCCCGGTACCTGCACCACCGTCCACCAGTCCGCCATTAATCAGCACAGCAAAAACAAAGAGGACCAGAAGAAAATAACTCGATCGGACTTACACAGTCTTTGAGGAGCCCTTGCCAAGAATCTCGCTGTACTGCAGGCAGGCAGCGTAAACAGGAAAGGAAGAAGCGTCAGATGAGCTAGAGGAAGAAGACGATATCTCGATGAAGCTGGAAAAGTGCAGAGACTACTCGAGTCGAGTACCATACCCTGCCATATCGTCCAGTGGGATCAACCTCCGCATACCCTCCTGGGTCGGCGACACCGCTGCCGTCATCAGCCTGCGGGGCTCCGCCCATCActccatggccatggccatgcctCCTCTGCCTTGTTGCCGCCACATCGCGGCTCGCTTGCTCGGGCATGGTTCGTACGTGCTTCTCGTGTCTATCGTTCTCGTTGTAACTTCAAGTGGTGGCCGGTGGAGAGTCGTAGAGGAGATCGAGGACGAAACTAGGAGGCTGCCGGCCGCGGCGTGGGCGTGGCACGCGGAGCTGTTTGGGATCTCAAGGACGGCAGAGCAGAGGGAGGAAAGGGAGCAGAACATCTCGCTCTGTTGCCCGGCTTGAATATAGCACTAGAGCAGAGGCGCGTAGCGCGGTGATTCCTAAGCACAAGATTGTACTCCCTAGCTGGATGCGTAGAATCGAGGAAGTATACAAAATGCTACTGTACTGGTGGAACTGTAATCTCGTGAGGTAGCTCAGCTACCGCTGGCCAAAACaagttttctttttttgtttcttcTGGAATTGCTAATTCTCACACGATAGCCGTCCGATACTTTAGATTGGTTTGTGTTGGAACAGATGCATACATGCCACGTGCTTCTCTACGCCGTGTGGGTTTCTTTGTCCAAGCAAACAATCCGATTTTAGACAAGCAGTTCACTTCATATCTAATGAATTTAAATATACAGAAATAACAAAGATATGAGACAAAACTAAAATTTACATCGAAATTCTTTCAAGTCATCGTCTCCAAAATTCTGGTGAAAACCAGCCCTAAACCAAAACATCTAGAAACAGACTAACTTTTTGCTGCCACCGGTAGGGACAGTAACAACAACATTTATCCAACTAAATTTGTCCTTGTGGTCCGATTCTGTCCTGTTTGGACCAGGTCGCAGACAGAAATTGGACCGATGCCCGTCCTACCAGACCAGTGCTTCCAGCCATGTGACCTATTCGGTCCGTTTTGTGCATTTTGGAAGTGGCCAAGTGAAGGACGGGTTGGCCACTCGTAGAGGGTCTAGGAGGACGTGCGCGTTGTCAGGCCCGACGCATCTAGGACCCAAATCTGGTGAATGGACTTGGGTCACGCAGATGGAGCGTGCGCTGCTCGTCCGTCAATCTGCGCCGATTGTTTTGGACTAGCCAAGATATGATGGGTcgtcccgctggagatgccctaagagttTAAGACACATCGAGCTGGTAGGAGGGTCGGGGGAGTTTGCCTAGTGCATCATCATCTCAGATAGGCAGAATATATGCATATTTTGATGAACATAGTACATTCAAAAGATATTTGTCAATTGAACTAGCGAATTCTTCTGAATTTTACTAGCTTAAAAAATTATGCGCGAATTGTTCTGCCTTTTTGATGAACTTTTCACTACCTTCATATTGTAAATCCTTCTAGCATTTATTTATGATTTTTACTAGCTTCATAAAATATTTTTGAATTTCTCTAGAATTTATTGATGAATTAAGAAATAAGCCTAACTCACTTGgctagggaagtggatgtacaacctagcCACTCAGCGCAAGTCCTCACGGACAAATgtttgggttcttattatttatAATAAAATCCATAGTACGGCCTTCCCCTACCGCATTCCTTGCACGCACACAAAATGATGAATCTTACTAGCTTCATAAAATATGTGTGAATTCTTAAAGCAATTTAGATGTATTCCACTAGCTTAATATAATTTTGTGAATTGTTCCAGCATTTTTCGATAAATTTTACTAGCATAATAATATATCAGTTTGATCTGGACCAATAAACCAAGTTCTAAGACCAAGTATTTCCCAAGCCCACAAATATATGACCTTAGGCACATGTATGCAAACTTTAAATCGGTTGGTTTTAGAGAGAAAAATTAAAAGGTGGACTCTGCTAGCTAATCCTACACTAGAAATGGCTTTGGCATAGCAAAGCAAAGCAAAACATGAAAACGCAAAGTTATGAAGCATGGGAGTGCCTTAGCAAAAGACAAGTAGAATTTTGGGCTACGAATGAAATGgattaaaaattgtaaaattgatcTGGTTGTGAAAATCTTAGTGAGGTGTTCAACATAACCATCCTTGGTATTAAAGGTCTCACCCCCGTCTCCATGACCGCAGCCACGACAGCATTCATCATCCACCGACAGGAATCCATGAGCTTGGGCCACCCAAAGTGGTTTAACCCACATCAATATTGCTGATTTGTTCAAGGCAGGAGATGTGAACAAGAAGAAGCTGAAGAAGATGAAAGCAATATTGGATGAATAATACTTATATTTGTAGCATTTGTAAGACTTTAAGTACCTGGTTGTGTATTTGTACTAATAATCATATAGATAATTTTGGACCGTTTTGTAAGAATTTAAAGACTTGGTTGTGTATTTATTTGCAGTATTGAACATATAGATCAGTTTGAAGTTATTTATAAATCTGGCAATGTATGGTACTGGAAGGTATTGTTAGTGTATCCCTCTGAATGAGAGGGGGGGATACacttttttgaaacgaggcaaaacgaggcaaaagctttgccttaaGTTACTGAAGATTCTGAATCCATATGTTATCTTTAGGGTTTCTATGAAATAATGAAACCGCCGCCGCTGTTGAGCAATAACATTGGAGACACATCAGTACGCCATTGAAGATTCCGACCTATTGATCCTCAGGGATttttgccaaaaaaaactcctacTATTAAGTACGACCGAGAAGGCcgactagaggggggtgaatagacaACTACCAATTTTTAGTTTATTTTCTAATTTCGAAACACGATAAAATATAAGTTCTCTAGATTATGCAACTAGGTGAACAACCTACATGTGAAGAATGGAAACAAGCATACACGATACAAGTAGATAAGCAATTAAACAAGCTACACGAAGTGAAGGATAGAAATAACTACAGGGTGGAGATGATGAGCTATCTTGGAGTTCCCAAAAAAACACATTTATAGGTGGTACATCTCCATTGGAGAGATGTGGCGGGCTGGCGGCACATTGCCCACCAATAGCCACAATTGATCACCTTATTCTCCTCATACTCTCACACAATAGGAGGCTGATTCTCAAAGTTCTAGGGTAATTGCACTACAATAGTGCGCGCGTTATATGACGGTTATAAACGCCAAGCCACACCACCAAACGCCGTGGTTGCAGTTAGGCAGCACTTAAAAGCCGCCAGGAAGGGAAAAGTAAACACACATTGCTTCTTTTTTTCCGCAGGAAGATAAGAATCCACCACATGATCTAACCAAGACAATACGCCTCGGTAGATTAATAGACAATGCATAATTTCGTGCCGTCTACAGATAAGTTAATCACAATCAAATGCTTATAAAGTTATAATTAATTTGTCCATTCCATTCAAATCGGTATTGTTTCGCTGCGATATAAATTCCATCTCATTAGTAAAATATAAAACTGGTTACATTACACTTTTACCATTGTTTCGAAGGTAAATTACGCATCAACAAAAGGAGCAAATAAAACAGTAAAGAGATCTATCCATGCTCATGTCTTGGGAAGTAGGGACTATTCCCTATAGGATTTACGGTTGAGATTGACAGCAATAGATAATCAAGTGACTTGAAATTCAGAACACAAACTATGCAACGCTTCCCCACTTGCGCTTTGAGCTCGAGCCCATCGGTCCACCAACCCTCTAACCTCAGGCATCAAGTACATACATACTAGGCATCACGGCAGATAGCTCTGGCTGAAATAATGAAACTATGCCACTCCAAAAAAAAAACTATATCTATTTTTAACATTTGACTAACCAGCATTTTCCTATTCATATTTTGGTTCACAGTAAATGTTCATCAGCGACAGGTAGATGTACCCGCCCAAAATTCATGGTACCAAACGTAATTTTTTGGAAGAGGGGTGCCCGTTGTAATTATTTGGAAGGGGGTGCCCAATGTAATTTTGTAAGCGGCGTGGCATACGTGGGCGAAGCAGAGCAATAACTTCCAAGCTGGAAAATAAATTTGTAAACAATGAAAATGTAAACTTTTTTTTAGGTAGGGCGGCAACCACTGCCATCTGAACTAAGTTCTAAGATTGCTCCCATGGTACATGGCACAAGGGCACATGATTAAGCTGACATGGAAGTTACATGGACACCTGATGTTAATGATACTGCTATACAAAATCACCACTGCCCAAACAGGGAGGGATCTACTGTCGTCCATAGGATGCACACCGGACCTCTTGCAGATTTCAGTTCAACTATTGTAGTTTCACTTGCCTAGATGAGTCAGGATCCTGCTGATGAGGGCATCTTTCTTACCGGAAACTGGGAGGCCATGTGCCGTCAGGTATGATTTTAAATCCATTACCGTCATATCTTTCAGCTGCAAAATTAAAAATTCGTAATTTACATCAGTCTGGTTTACTTACAAAATTTGGATAAATGGTGTGATTTAGAGGAGAGATCAACGAAAATCAACATATCCAAATGCAACCCATGTTTTAGAAGGTGCATAGTTTAAGATGTACAGTCTTCTCATTATGTGTGCCTCAATATTTTAGACCAATTCAAAGAAATTTTTGGAATGCGAGGTTGCGGCATAATCTCGCTGCAGACTAGTTTTGGAATTACAGAGCGGGAAGTAGTCTAGTAGAGTGGGCAACTATTCAAAGACTAATTTGTCCAAGAATAGATGCATGTTAAGCTGTTTGTCGTACAAATATGATATTGGTACTTTGGTAGTATAACCTGACTACTCACCTTTCCATTATCTGCAAGGTCTGCCCAGTCATAAGTTGCGCTTTTCTGCGAAGCTGCATCAGTAATTGCTTTCCTCTTCTTTGAGGTCCCAGCTTTTGCTGCTGCTGCCTCAGCCTCCTCTTGGTCATAGTTTTCACCAAAGACTGAAGCCTTAAATTCCTCTATAGCTTTGACTACTCCTGACCTAAGATGAGGGaataggaaacatttcacaataaGATATGACATTACTATTGTATGTTTCTTCTATACAAGCAATATATTGATAAGTTGATCTTGAGCTTATTTAAGCATGCCATAGATTGTGCTTTATTATATAAACAACAAGAATATCTCAAGTTTATTTGAGCAAGCAGTATATTGTGTTTTTATCATCACAGCCCTGTTTGGGTGCAGCAAGAACACCAAGATAGCTGACTATATATATAATCAAGaatttgcatttgcaagaaacaaATGGGGATTTAGGGTGTAGCAATGTAGCATACACAAATAGACAGATAAAAACATGTACCTAGCCAAGCCTTCTTCATCGGGCAGGGTCTCATCCTTTATATCCGGCATCTCATCCTCACCTAAGGCTAAGGCCTCCAAAATCCCGTAGTGTTTTTGCAATCCTGTTCCATGACAGAGAACAGAAGCCACAATCAGAATAATGAGAAAGTCACTGAATTTAGAGTGTTTGCACTGACTTCTAAATGCTTGTTGGCACGCTGGCCCAATAAGATCTAGGCTAACAATACATGAGCAAGCAATCATGTGCTATATAGTTCGTGGGATAGGGTAACCCTAAGACACACGCATAGCTTTAAGAGGAGTTTTATATGAATAACCAAAACTAAAATCCATTCTAAGGAAATGATTTACCTGGGTTAGCAAACTGTAATACAGAGAAATTCTTCAGATCAATGCGTCTCAACAGATTCGAAGCTTTCTTAATTTGTTCATCTGTAGCTCGCGGTGCATCTCCAGAAGTCAGATGAACCTGCACATTAATATAAATTGTTGGGTTGCCTAAAAGGGAAAATAGAGGCAGTGCCAATCGTTACCTCTTCAGGATATCTAACATCGTCCGAGTATGGAAGGTAGATCATGTGCATTCCAGGCGGCTCATCTTGACCACCAGAAGAAGTTGCCTCTTCCTGTTTTTTATTCCCAGAGTTTATTCAGAAAACAAATTAGTTATAGCTACAAAATTATAAATCCAAGAAGCTCGGACAGGAAAATCATGTTGTGTAATACAAAAAAGTGTGAATGTGATGCATGACTGTTCTTACCATCCAATCTGAAAGTTTTATCCTTAAGTGAGAAGTTGGAACATGGAAGATGGAAAAGTTGAATTTCTATCACTAAGAGAGCTACGTCATTTTTGATCTATTACTGATAACCTCATTACCTTACTGAGAAACATCCAAGCAATTAGTTGAATGAAGCAAGAAAAATAGTCATTTTGCTGAGTGCTGACATAATCAAACCCCAATATTGTTAGTCCTTTGCTGCCAAGACATAATCTATTGTCTATTGAGTGATGCAAAAGGGTACACATACAAAAACATAATTGGCGAATCTTATTTTACGGAAAACAGAGTATTAAGTGCAATTCACACTGTTTGAACTATTACATTGAATAGATTTGTTCCTAAAGAGGTTGCTGATATCATACACATAGCTCAGACTAAGATTTTACTATAGCAATCTTTGCAGAACAGACATAAACATGGAGAGCACATCTTACTTGTGCAACAATGGCTACAAGCTGCGGGCGAGTTGGGTTCCCATAAAATGCAAGTGCAAACCTGAAATCGTACATAACATAATTGTAAGTTTGTAAGACAGGCCATGTAACCGTAAAAGGAAACATGCAACATTACATTTATGATGATATAAGCGTGTGTACTCTTGTTTCGGAACATCGTGGCCACTTattccaagaagcacgtgaatacAACCATGTACATGGCACATGATAACTTGAAACGTGTCACAGCATAGCCCGACCCCCGCATCGCTCCCAGGCAACACAGGGGAACCCTAGCCGACGCATTCGCAGCACCGCTGCGTCCCCCAGCCCTGGCATGGCATGGTGGCTGTCAGGTTCTTCATCAATGACGGCACTCCTCCGCCATGTGGGGCCAAGGTACAGGGGCGACATGGAGTTGGTTCTAGGCCTCCAGATCGGGCTGCTCTGGACCCTAGGCCAATGGATCTGGGTCAGGCTCTCTTGGCTGAGCGGCTGGCGTCGGTGATAAGCAAGGTGGGCTAACCAGTCGTGGCTGTGAGGCGGGACTGCTGGGGAAAGCTAAGCCCAGCTGCAGCCAAGGCCAACGGCGGCAATGCGTGTCGACGCTGTCCTCGCTAGACACCGCCTGAGATGCTCCGGTGGAACCCTAGCTCCGGGATTCCCTGGATTGGACGATAGCGGCGTTAGTGTCTTGTTTCCCTCTAGGGCCATCGTTTTGGAGCTGGTTCCGGTTGAGGAACCCCCGTGGTTGGTGAAGGTGGTTGGTTGGCAAGTGGTCAGCTGGCGAGGCGTGAGTTCAGCCTAGCTATGGCGCTGATGAGTAAAGATTTGGTCGTTGCAAGATTTTGTTAGTCGGTTTTCCGGCGTGCCTGGTGGTTGGCGGTGTAAATGCTGGACTTCCCCTACTGCAAAGTCGGAGCTAATGTCATGCCGTTGCAGCTGTGACGATGACCTACAATGGGCGCTTGAAGGTCTTGATTGGCGCGAGTCTTGCATATCTCTTCAAAGCTCTTCATCAGAATCAGAGCAACCAGTCTTCGAAGCTAAGGTTGGACTGTTGGGCATGGGCCAACGTCGGCTTCACGAAGCCGCGGCGGCAAACGATTCTTAGATCATCTTGGTAATGACAACAGTTCTCGTCTCGGTTGTGTGTACGCAAGTTGTGTTGGTAGCCATGTTGGTTGTGTGTGCCCTCGAGGCTATTGTGTTCCATGACAGTAGGGAAGCGTGTCTGTATCGGTTTTCAGCTGGTATCCCACTAATTGACTGGTAAATTCTCTCGTTCCTTTTTAAATAAATGGGGTAGCATTGCCCCTTTTTGTTCAAAATAAAGATGCTCTCTCTGTCCTGGTTCATAGGGCTTGCGCGTATCCCTAGGTCGTAAATTTGAACATAATAATACAAGACATATATTACAAaacatatatcattagaaagcttagatgttctactttctaatgaCATAATTTTTATGTTGTACAACTTGATATTATGTTGACCAAATTGACAACCTAGAAATACGCGCAAGCCCTATGaactgagacggaggtagtagcttGAAACATTAATAAAAGAATATTATCTTGATAGGATAAGCGATTATCTGTTGACTTTGGCATAAGTAAAGCTCTTGTTCACTTTGGCATCTCACATAGATAATGGATACATTAGTGAAGCTCTTGATTACTTTGGCATCTCCCATAAACAACAAGAGACATGTAAAGCTGAGCGTAAATATGCCAAAACGAAAACTAGAagtgttttgaatttttatatcCATACTTGATTACAATTTATATGAAGTCTAAAGTATGTAAGACTGAGATGCAGAAACCAGTCTCTAGATTAATCATTCAATCAATATACAACCAACAAAAATTACAAGAAACATGCTTAATTAGGCATTGTTATGTGGGCAAAGACATATAAAAGAATGTCTACGGCTGCTGAGGGTTGAAGTATAGCAGTAGCAAGACATTAAGTCAGATTCAGAGTTAGTTTGCAAAGAGTACGAGTTTGAAGTTAGTACATGTGTGTTTAGGAGTCCAAGAGGTATTTGAGTAGTATCCAGTTAGGTAGGCATACAATATGAACTCAGTGATTGTAACCTTTCTAATCAGGCAATAACAAATCTATTTTCTCATCTCGTTTCTCCTATCTCATCCCCGATACCCAAATCGTGCACTGCTCCGGCGACACAGCAAACCGCTACCCGTTACATTCATCA
This region of Lolium perenne isolate Kyuss_39 chromosome 2, Kyuss_2.0, whole genome shotgun sequence genomic DNA includes:
- the LOC127321883 gene encoding probable serine/threonine-protein kinase WNK1, giving the protein MPEQASRDVAATRQRRHGHGHGVMGGAPQADDGSGVADPGGYAEVDPTGRYGRYSEILGKGSSKTVYRGFDEWQGIEVAWNQVRLHDFLLQSPADLERLYYEVHLLGALRHRAVMRLHSSWIDPRRRTLNFVTELFSSGTLRQYREKHRMVSMAAVKHWCRQILDGLAYLHAHDPPILHRDLKCDNIFVNGNQGQVKIGDLGLAATATAQHRVVVGTPEFMAPEVYGEAYDELADVYSFGMCVLEMLTIEYPYSECSNPVQIYNNVVSGIKPEALYRVKNPEARRFIDRCLAPASRRPAARELLHDLFLQVGGGGGLASGDRNYDHVHLHQPSRQEKHGYSNGGSVTSNGLSTVDDDEDTAPSIERSYCEEDEDDDADSRYGGIDLLFAEHEDDNVAGVDIKIRGRRMEDGGIFLRLRIADKDGTGLVRSIYFPFDTDADTALSVATEMVGELDIIDHEVTHIAGMIDGEIGALVPDWAAGPGLEDDEDEDGAPDAPRSAACCQNCRLSLSGGSLLDIMSSAAHRGCRCAELHGRFEEITFQQADEEQVHSEDSGCSSIEHP